A window of the Apostichopus japonicus isolate 1M-3 chromosome 8, ASM3797524v1, whole genome shotgun sequence genome harbors these coding sequences:
- the LOC139972114 gene encoding T-complex protein 1 subunit delta-like: protein MPEYSIGSTSGRGDVFKDKDKPASMRESNITAAKAVADSVRTSLGPKGMDKMIQSGNGDVTITNDGATILNQMKVLHPAAKMLVELSKAQDIEAGDGTTSVVVIAGSLLDAASNLLAKGIHPMQISESFQSAALKSCEILQGISQPVDLSNKEALMKSAITSLNSKVVSQYSSLLAPIAVDAVMKVIDPAVATNVDLNDVKIIQQLGGTIEDTELVDGLVFSKRSAGSGGPSKVEKAKIGLIQFCLSPPKTDMDNQVVVSDYSQMDRVLREERAYLLNLVKQIKKAGCNVLLIQKSILRDALSDLALHFLNKMKIMVIKDIERDDVEFVCKSINCKPIASIDHFLPENLASAELVEEVVVGTSKVVKVTGAANPGKTVSVLVRGTSKLVLDEAERSIHDALCVIRCLVKERALIAGGGAPEIEVACRLMEYSRTLTGVEAYCFRAFAEAMEVIPSTLAENAGLNPIAVVTELRNRHVQGEKAAGINVRKGAITNILDENVVQPLLVSTSAIQLAAETVQSMLKIDDIVISMR, encoded by the exons ATGCCAGAATACAGTATTGGATCAACTAGTGGCAGAGGAGATGTATTCAAGGACAAAGACAAACCAGCCTCGATGAGAGAGAGTAACATCACAGCAGCGAAAG CGGTTGCCGATTCAGTGAGAACTAGCCTTGGACCAAAAGGAATGGATAAAATG ATTCAAAGTGGCAATGGAGATGTGACAATCACTAACGATGGTGCTACCATTCTGAATCAGATGAAGGTACTACACCCTGCTGCAAAGATG TTGGTAGAGCTGTCCAAGGCGCAAGATATCGAGGCAGGAGATGGTACCACATCAGTGGTTGTCATCGCCGGTAGTTTACTGGACGCAGCATCAAACCTCCTGGCAAAAG GGATCCATCCGATGCAGATATCTGAGTCATTCCAATCGGCTGCATTAAAATCCTGCGAAATATTACAAGGAATTTCCCAACCTGTTGATCTGTCAAACAAAGAAGCCCTCATGAAGAGTGCCATCACGTCACTTAATTCAAAG GTTGTCTCCCAGTACTCTAGTTTATTGGCTCCTATAGCAGTGGATGCTGTCATGAAGGTCATTGACCCTGCTGTAGCAACTAATGTTGATCTAAATGATGTTAAAATCATCCAACAGTTAGG TGGTACAATTGAAGACACAGAATTAGTAGATGGATTAGTTTTCAGCAAGAGGAGTGCTGGTTCAGGTGGACCCAGTAAAGTTGAGAAAGCCAAGATAGGACTCATACAGTTCTGTTTGTCACCACCAAAGACAGAT ATGGACAACCAAGTCGTGGTATCAGACTATTCCCAAATGGACAGAGTTTTGAGAGAAGAACGAGCTTACCTGCTAAACCTGGTGAAACAGATTAAGAAAGCTGGCTGTAATGTTCTCCTTATCCAGAAATCCATTCTCAG aGATGCTTTGAGTGACTTGGCCCTCCATTTTCTTAACAAGATGAAGATTATGGTTATCAAAGACATTGAAAGGGATGACGTTGAGTTTGTCTGCAAG TCAATTAACTGCAAGCCCATTGCAAGCATCGACCACTTCTTACCCGAGAATCTAGCATCAGCAGAATTGGTGGAGGAAGTTGTAGTTGGCACGAGCAAGGTTGTCAAG GTGACTGGTGCTGCAAATCCAGGCAAGACTGTAAGTGTCCTTGTGAGAGGCACCAGCAAATTGGTACTTGATGAGGCAGAACGGTCCATTCATGATGCACTCTGTGTCATAAGATGCCTTGTCAAAGAGAG AGCATTGATCGCTGGTGGAGGAGCTCCAGAGATCGAGGTAGCTTGCCGTTTGATGGAATACTCTCGAACTCTCACCGGAGTGGAGGCTTACTGCTTCAGGGCATTTGCTGAGGCAATGGAGGTGATTCCCTCTACCCTTGCCGAAAATGCAGGTTTGAATCCCATTGCGGTGGTCACAGAACTCAGGAACAGACATGTGCAAGGTGAAAAGGCTGCCGGCATTAATGTCAGGAAG GGAGCCATTACCAATATACTGGATGAGAACGTTGTTCAGCCCTTATTGGTCTCAACGAGTGCCATACAATTAGCAGCCGAAACTGTACAAAGTATGCTGAAAATAGATGACATT GTCATCTCGATGCGGTAA